One window from the genome of Dermacentor silvarum isolate Dsil-2018 chromosome 5, BIME_Dsil_1.4, whole genome shotgun sequence encodes:
- the LOC125945558 gene encoding uncharacterized protein LOC125945558, which translates to MSFEVLRLHANQEAHALDTQLIDNHAASNAKELFLTNCILADPDDLYRSVRSCSELQALRCVASTLRPCDLLTLMLKRLPHLMEVELSLVSETGVAWETGNMEEIASQNPDAKAYNLCLMYVEIGGTQNLQLLKVLLNFCPNLTRLHVHFVSGNLGKAIAECRCILEARPRLKTFTFSSEMTPTSIEFRPVGPLGFSSYANFCANVTYQRSPKSWSCAQLRDVAHNWKEGRTLPTQLVLVAIDDEDLMVEWIRMACHRHIWTFVRHLCLLKFPAELSSANKQTGAGATYHDTLRHFFSTAAKNVVELNVSSFHFGPDLDLTQLFLRDALKFLQSLSVSPCGLSHPLALKRLAQSCPGIEDLDLRVDRRGGLIWCSICESEFRFEAEQMRLFWRTGPYSRNQRQLARLTLCDLPKLASLQFLELLQCHYTASVQLSQSAARGLHEFGPVAR; encoded by the coding sequence ATGAGCTTCGAAGTCCTGCGTCTGCACGCCAACCAAGAAGCGCACGCCTTGGACACGCAACTCATCGATAACCATGCGGCGTCGAACGCTAAAGAACTCTTCCTCACCAATTGCATCCTTGCCGACCCGGACGATCTGTACCGAAGCGTACGCTCGTGCTCGGAACTCCAGGCCTTACGGTGCGTCGCATCCACACTCAGGCCTTGCGATCTGCTCACGTTGATGTTGAAAAGGCTTCCGCATCTCATGGAAGTCGAGTTGTCGCTCGTGTCCGAAACGGGCGTGGCCTGGGAGACAGGGAACATGGAAGAGATCGCGTCGCAGAACCCGGACGCCAAGGCTTACAACCTGTGCCTCATGTACGTGGAAATCGGCGGCACCCAAAACTTACAGCTCCTCAAGGTGCTTCTGAACTTCTGCCCGAACCTGACCAGGTTGCACGTGCACTTTGTAAGCGGAAACTTGGGCAAGGCGATCGCCGAGTGCCGCTGTATCCTCGAAGCGCGCCCCCGTTTGAAAACGTTCACGTTCTCGTCCGAAATGACGCCGACTTCCATTGAATTTCGACCAGTGGGGCCACTTGGTTTCTCCAGTTATGCTAACTTCTGCGCCAACGTCACCTACCAGAGGTCCCCCAAATCCTGGAGCTGCGCTCAACTCCGCGACGTGGCACACAACTGGAAAGAAGGCCGCACCCTGCCGACGCAGCTTGTCCTGGTCGCCATTGACGACGAAGACCTCATGGTGGAATGGATTCGTATGGCCTGCCACAGGCACATCTGGACCTTCGTCCGCCATCTCTGTCTCCTGAAGTTCCCGGCAGAACTCTCGAGCGCGAACAAGCAAACGGGAGCTGGCGCCACGTATCACGACACTCTACGCCACTTCTTCTCGACTGCCGCCAAGAACGTCGTCGAGCTTAACGTGAGCTCGTTTCACTTCGGCCCCGACCTCGACCTGACGCAACTTTTCCTGCGAGATGCGTTGAAGTTCCTACAGTCGCTCTCCGTGTCACCCTGCGGTCTTAGCCACCCGTTAGCGCTGAAGCGTCTGGCACAGAGCTGCCCCGGCATTGAAGACCTGGACTTGCGTGTGGACAGACGGGGCGGCTTGATCTGGTGTTCCATCTGCGAGAGCGAGTTCCGCTTCGAAGCCGAACAGATGCGGCTCTTTTGGCGTACTGGCCCCTACTCACGTAATCAGAGACAACTGGCTAGACTGACCCTTTGCGACTTGCCGAAGCTGGCCTCTCTGCAGTTTCTCGAGCTGCTGCAATGTCACTACACTGCGTCTGTCCAACTGTCTCAGTCCGCTGCACGCGGACTACATGAGTTTGGGCCGGTTGCTCGCTAG